Proteins encoded within one genomic window of Fusarium musae strain F31 chromosome 4, whole genome shotgun sequence:
- a CDS encoding hypothetical protein (EggNog:ENOG41): MASPLHQASRSSARPEPASPSTRHAHFFPPHNSSIANTPTFYTHPARTSIFSASGELNFLGPEPTNTVMETVGMETNARRTGLPSFSRAFNMLVESGAVDNNSKNENETFFVPSYLENSTYVQKLREAHQAKVQSRRDSTPANGLSQHSATFNQHPLPPGSHRGMSHTVIERPPAFEEDDDLAPLPTKWNKDDQWGGIEIQADGWTVKYIGPKNQHDQDHMACAVRADHYMPPQCGIYYFEVQIATAKRDDATIGIGFATKNVSLSRPIGWEPEAWGYHGDDGRCFTGSNIGRHYGPGYNAYDVIGCGVNFRENTAFFTKNGVKLSMCMHTNTPEK, encoded by the coding sequence ATGGCAAGTCCCCTTCACCAAGCTTCTCGCTCGTCTGCTCGTCCCGAACCAGCTTCGCCATCCACTCGCCACGCTCATTTCTTTCCTCCGCATAACTCATCCATCGCCAATACTCCCACCTTTTATACACATCCTGCCCGTACTTCGATATTCAGTGCATCCGGCGAGCTCAACTTTCTGGGCCCCGAACCGACGAATACTGTCATGGAAACTGTTGGGATGGAGACGAACGCTCGGAGAACTGGTCTACCGTCCTTCTCGCGAGCCTTTAACATGCTTGTGGAATCCGGGGCAGTTGATAACAATTCCAAGAACGAGAATGAGACGTTCTTTGTCCCATCTTATCTCGAGAACTCGACATACGTCCAGAAGCTCCGAGAGGCACACCAAGCTAAAGTTCAGTCCCGCCGCGACTCGACTCCAGCAAATGGCTTATCCCAGCACTCCGCTACGTTCAATCAGCATCCCTTGCCCCCGGGTTCGCATCGAGGCATGTCGCATACTGTTATAGAGCGCCCCCCGGCctttgaggaggatgatgaccTAGCACCTTTGCCAACAAAATGGAACAAGGATGATCAGTGGGGAGGTATTGAGATCCAGGCTGACGGCTGGACTGTGAAGTACATTGGACCTAAAAATCAGCACGACCAAGACCACATGGCTTGTGCAGTCCGCGCCGACCACTACATGCCCCCCCAGTGCGGAATTTATTACTTCGAGGTGCAAATAGCAACAGCTAAACGCGACGATGCGACTATAGGAATTGGGTTTGCAACCAAGAACGTCAGTCTGTCGCGGCCTATTGGCTGGGAACCCGAGGCCTGGGGCTATCACGGCGACGACGGGCGATGTTTCACAGGATCAAATATAGGAAGACACTACGGCCCTGGATACAACGCATATGATGTGATCGGATGTGGCGTGAATTTCAGGGAGAACACCGCCTTCTTCACCAAAAATGGAGTTAAGCTGAGTATGTGTATGCACACCAACACCCCGGAGAAGtaa